Proteins from a single region of Carassius carassius chromosome 37, fCarCar2.1, whole genome shotgun sequence:
- the stk35 gene encoding serine/threonine-protein kinase 35: protein MELRNGTQGRLARLRRSCKRAKPPSAHMRRDEGKVLRPLPVQTNEDDEELMEEEDCFSTGFLKRDSLHPAVFLKTPRYSLIREVGRGSYGVVYEAVARRSGARVAVKKLRCDAPEKVELALAEFWALASLEKKHENVVQLEECVLQRNGMAQKMSHGNKRNKQYLRLVETSLKGERILGYPEEPCYLWFVMEFCDGGDLNQYILSRRPDPRTNRSFMKQMTSAVAFLHKNNIVHRDLKPDNILISQKSGDPVIKVADFGLSKVCAALSCMESEGDNQMNKNLVNINKFWLSSACGSDFYMAPEVWEGHYTAKADIFALGIIIWAMIERITFIDAESKRELLGTYVRQGTEIVPVGEALLENPKMVLNIPQKTRSIMSEGVRRLLQDMLAVNPQDRPDASQLEVRMDQVTWAA, encoded by the exons ATGGAGCTGCGCAACGGCACACAGGGGAGACTAGCGCGCCTCCGGCGGAGCTGCAAGCGAGCCAAGCCGCCCAGCGCACACATGAGGCGGGATGAAGGTAAAGTCCTGCGTCCGCTGCCTGTGCAGACCAACGAGGACGACGAGGAGCTCATGGAGGAGGAGGACTGTTTCTCCACGGGCTTCCTCAAGCGTGACAGTCTCCATCCCGCCGTGTTCCTGAAGACGCCCAGGTATAGCTTGATCCGGGAGGTGGGTCGCGGGAGCTACGGTGTGGTGTACGAGGCCGTCGCCCGCAGGTCCGGAGCCCGCGTGGCCGTGAAGAAGCTCCGCTGCGACGCGCCCGAGAAAGTGGAGCTGGCGCTGGCCGAGTTCTGGGCCCTGGCGAGCCTGGAGAAGAAGCACGAGAACGTGGTGCAGCTGGAGGAGTGCGTGCTGCAGAGAAACGGGATGGCACAGAAAATGAGCCACGGGAACAAACGAAACAAACAGTATTTGAGATTAGTTGAAACTTCACTCAAAG GTGAGCGTATCTTGGGTTACCCAGAGGAACCGTGTTATCTTTGGTTTGTTATGGAGTTCTGCGATGGCGGTGACCTCAACCAGTACATCCTCTCGCGGCGGCCTGATCCACGGACCAACCGTAGTTTCATGAAGCAGATGACCAGTGCTGTGGCCTTCCTCCATAAGAACAACATTGTTCACCGGGACCTCAAACCAGACAACATTCTCATCTCGCAGAAATCCGGCGATCCGGTCATCAAGGTCGCCGATTTCGGCCTCAGCAAGGTTTGTGCGGCACTCAGCTGCATGGAGAGCGAAGGCGACAACCAGATGAACAAAAACCTGGTGAACATTAACAAATTCTGGCTGTCGTCAGCATGCGGCTCCGACTTCTACATGGCTCCGGAGGTGTGGGAGGGACACTACACTGCCAAAGCTGACATTTTTGCTCTCGGCATCATCATTTGGGCCATGATCGAGCGGATCACATTCATCGATGCCGAGTCCAAGCGAGAGCTCCTCGGCACATACGTCCGCCAGGGGACAGAGATCGTCCCGGTGGGTGAGGCCCTGCTAGAGAACCCAAAGATGGTCCTGAACATCCCACAGAAGACGCGGAGCATCATGTCTGAAGGCGTCAGGCGGCTTCTGCAGGACATGTTGGCAGTCAACCCGCAGGACCGACCCGACGCGTCTCAGTTGGAGGTTAGAATGGACCAAGTCACATGGGCGGCGTAA